A genomic region of Zea mays cultivar B73 chromosome 6, Zm-B73-REFERENCE-NAM-5.0, whole genome shotgun sequence contains the following coding sequences:
- the LOC103629121 gene encoding protein TIFY 10b — MMTSARPGERATSFAVACSLLSRFVRQNGAAPAQLGLGIKGEVEQQRTPATINLLPGADGEETERKKETMVLFPQSAGFGVKDPAAAPRCVLLLHIM; from the exons ATGATGACATCCGCGAGGCCCGGGGAGAGGGCGACCAGCTTCGCCGTCGCGTGCAGCCTCCTCAGTCGCTTCGTCCGCCAGAACGGTGCCGCGCCCGCCCAGCTAGGCCTCGGGATCAAAG GCGAGGTCGAGCAGCAAAGGACGCCGGCGACAATTAACTTGCTCCCCGGAGCGGACGGCGAGGAGAccgagaggaagaaggagaccatggTGCTTTTCCCGCAGAGCGCCGGGTTCGGTGTCAAGGATCCCGCTGCTGCCCCTAGGTGCGTACTGCTGCTTCACATCATGTAA